From a single Actinomyces viscosus genomic region:
- a CDS encoding DUF2339 domain-containing protein, translated as MSIPPNADPNVTLLLQRLDLIEKKIDWVARRVTWLSHTAGDPAQVNRDRPMPGDGTPYVSASTVAETPKVVDDRLSEPLPTADSPTVTTPPASSFTTSASGEALQQDLSTSSSSAQVVENETMKDEEEEAARAAPVRSSDSPGVPELEQPTAQRHHEPSHIAPEHSARPWTSPGSTGHAPVPPYAADRTQPLPEEPARSVPMGTTDAGEIPGWARRAMREGNLGRYLLSGAAAVLVLSAGVSLLALVWDSIPDPVKILALALIAVTMTAVGARLGISRPRYRVAAATITGTGGGLGFVSIVGAVLLDGMLGPETALALMACWGLLLLVVSHLTRVLFTAVVSSIGALVTIGFAVSHVTHQPRSAIITWLMIGVYVAVLALTCGILSRGTERMRLAAWYPVTSLVATVAALVFAPLRSMLRISAVGGTAIVLALCLLLICQMMHASKRLWSIGIRAAGMDWALAAATLLVAYRNLLAEQVDVGLTHSAVIATFILELILLAGAALAVLAPHGPDQWRSAMAIGHEASFLPLALVGMAIIDDPRAYLFVVVTAMLCFLPAIVGGRVEPAPILALLGTAPILTLPETAYSRAENLSLITSVAVSVLLVVVAEGLGHHVARSTPIPATDATASRVQPRLLALRLALGAIVFNLAVLTPLLASVLVDGYSNAWAALRMVPGLVLIAFIALGAFSSGATPLRVLSGRCRGSRYLVGSHGEALPDPHTPMAGAPVPSWIVSAIVAVSAIVTLSWAEDLTSPAWTLALVAVALGLGASATWILLPWGRRTEVCLSLAIGDSLLMWLSIIVATGIGPGSVLMSVLVLLTGGACIVFGFRARLTILRHYGLTLVLLAVLKLAAVDMASQNSIIRVISLAAAGVVCFVLSLLYNRYAQEQRREQMESTEKHGRL; from the coding sequence ATGTCCATCCCACCTAATGCGGACCCGAATGTCACTCTGCTCCTGCAGAGGCTGGACCTTATCGAGAAGAAGATCGACTGGGTCGCGCGACGCGTCACCTGGCTGAGCCATACCGCCGGAGACCCGGCGCAGGTGAACCGCGATCGTCCCATGCCGGGGGACGGCACCCCTTACGTCTCCGCCTCGACGGTTGCTGAGACTCCCAAGGTCGTCGATGACCGCCTCTCGGAGCCCTTGCCCACCGCCGACTCACCCACGGTGACCACACCACCGGCGAGCAGCTTTACGACAAGCGCTTCCGGCGAGGCTCTCCAACAGGATCTGAGCACCTCGTCGTCCTCTGCACAAGTCGTTGAGAACGAGACCATGAAAGACGAAGAGGAGGAGGCTGCGAGGGCCGCTCCGGTGCGGTCCTCCGACTCACCCGGCGTCCCTGAGCTCGAGCAGCCAACGGCTCAGCGCCATCACGAGCCCAGTCACATCGCACCCGAGCACTCCGCCAGGCCTTGGACGAGTCCCGGTTCAACAGGCCATGCGCCCGTCCCGCCCTACGCCGCCGACAGAACGCAGCCCCTCCCAGAAGAGCCTGCCCGCAGTGTCCCGATGGGCACCACCGACGCCGGCGAGATTCCCGGCTGGGCACGGCGGGCGATGCGGGAGGGCAACCTCGGGCGCTATCTGCTCTCCGGCGCCGCAGCAGTGCTCGTCCTGTCCGCAGGGGTCAGCCTTCTGGCTCTTGTGTGGGACTCCATTCCCGACCCGGTCAAGATCCTGGCGCTGGCGCTGATCGCGGTGACGATGACGGCCGTGGGCGCTCGCCTGGGAATCAGCCGGCCCCGCTACCGGGTGGCTGCAGCGACCATCACGGGAACAGGTGGCGGGCTCGGCTTCGTCTCCATCGTGGGAGCCGTTCTCTTGGACGGGATGCTCGGCCCCGAGACCGCCCTGGCCCTCATGGCCTGCTGGGGACTCCTCCTTCTGGTCGTATCCCATCTGACGCGGGTGCTGTTCACCGCGGTGGTCTCCAGCATCGGCGCCCTGGTAACCATCGGCTTCGCGGTCAGCCACGTGACGCATCAACCGCGCTCAGCGATCATCACCTGGCTGATGATCGGTGTCTACGTCGCGGTCCTGGCCCTCACCTGCGGGATCCTCTCGCGAGGCACGGAGCGGATGCGCCTGGCCGCCTGGTATCCGGTGACATCCTTGGTGGCGACGGTGGCGGCGCTTGTCTTCGCCCCGCTCAGATCGATGCTGCGCATCTCCGCCGTCGGTGGCACCGCCATCGTACTTGCCCTGTGCCTGCTGCTGATCTGCCAGATGATGCACGCCAGCAAACGTCTGTGGAGCATCGGCATCAGGGCAGCCGGCATGGACTGGGCCCTGGCCGCCGCGACCCTCCTTGTGGCTTACAGGAACCTGCTGGCGGAGCAGGTGGACGTCGGGCTGACACACTCCGCCGTCATTGCCACCTTCATCCTCGAGCTCATCCTGCTGGCCGGAGCGGCGCTCGCCGTACTCGCGCCCCATGGCCCCGACCAGTGGCGCAGTGCCATGGCGATCGGCCATGAGGCGTCCTTCCTTCCTCTGGCGCTGGTCGGGATGGCGATCATCGACGACCCCCGTGCCTATCTCTTCGTGGTCGTGACCGCAATGCTCTGCTTCCTGCCCGCCATCGTGGGCGGCCGGGTGGAGCCGGCTCCGATCCTGGCCCTCCTCGGTACCGCACCGATCCTCACACTCCCCGAAACCGCATACTCCCGGGCTGAGAACCTGTCCCTTATCACGTCTGTGGCGGTCTCTGTGCTCCTGGTGGTGGTGGCCGAGGGGCTCGGCCACCACGTTGCGCGCAGCACGCCGATCCCCGCCACAGATGCCACTGCGTCGCGCGTGCAGCCGCGGCTGCTGGCCTTACGGTTGGCACTGGGAGCCATTGTCTTCAACCTCGCGGTTCTCACTCCGTTGCTCGCAAGCGTCCTTGTGGATGGCTACTCGAACGCCTGGGCTGCCCTGCGCATGGTTCCAGGCCTGGTCCTGATCGCGTTCATCGCCCTGGGGGCCTTCTCCAGCGGGGCCACACCGCTTCGAGTGCTCAGTGGCCGGTGCCGAGGATCCCGCTACCTAGTGGGCTCCCACGGCGAGGCCCTGCCCGACCCGCACACCCCGATGGCGGGGGCACCGGTACCGTCCTGGATCGTCTCCGCGATTGTCGCCGTCAGTGCCATAGTGACACTGTCCTGGGCGGAGGACCTGACCTCGCCGGCATGGACCCTGGCGCTGGTGGCCGTCGCCCTGGGGCTGGGAGCGAGTGCCACGTGGATCCTGCTTCCCTGGGGGCGGCGCACGGAGGTGTGCCTGAGCCTGGCGATCGGAGACTCCCTGCTCATGTGGCTCTCGATCATCGTGGCCACCGGCATCGGGCCGGGCTCGGTCCTCATGTCGGTGCTGGTGCTGCTGACCGGCGGAGCCTGCATCGTCTTCGGTTTCAGAGCGCGCCTGACGATCCTGCGCCACTACGGACTGACCCTGGTGCTTCTGGCCGTTCTCAAGCTCGCCGCCGTCGACATGGCCTCGCAGAACTCGATCATTCGGGTCATCTCGCTGGCGGCCGCGGGCGTCGTCTGCTTCGTCCTCTCACTGCTCTACAACCGCTACGCCCAGGAGCAGCGTCGCGAGCAGATGGAGAGCACCGAGAAGCATGGCCGCCTCTGA
- the uvrA gene encoding excinuclease ABC subunit UvrA → MNDSLIIRGAREHNLKGVDLDLPRDTMIVFTGLSGSGKSSLAFDTIFAEGQRRYVESLSSYARQFLGQMDKPDVELIEGLSPAVSIDQKSTSRNPRSTVGTVTEVYDYLRLLYSRAGIQHCPVCDAVISSQTPQQIVDQVRSLPEGTRFQVLAPVVRGRKGEYSELFGELRGRGFNRVRVDGASERLDNPPTLNKRLKHDIEVIVDRLVVRDGIRQRLTDSIETALTLAEGLVIIEQVDLPEDDSDRERRYSEKRACPNEHPLALDEMEPRTFSFNAPYGACPACTGIGTRLEVDPELVVPDEELTLAEGAVAPWSSHQKYFTRQLEALGKELSFDVDTPWRALPARAREAILRGKDYEVKVTYRNRWGRERIYSTGFEGVLDYVMRKHDETESDWSRERYQAYMREIPCPVCDGARLKPEVLAVRVGDLSIAQLCELPISEARDFLAELNLTGQAAQIAGSVLTEINARLGFLVDVGLDYLSLARGAATLSGGEAQRIRLATQIGSGLVGVLYVLDEPSIGLHQRDNTRLIETLQRLRDLGNTLIVVEHDEDTIRSADWIVDIGPGAGELGGEVVYSGEVTGLAEAEGSITGDYLAGRRRIEIPGNRRKRDKNREVTVVGARENNLKDVTVSFPLGVLTAVTGVSGSGKSSLVNSILYQVLANRLNRARGVPGRHKTVRGVEHLDKVVHVDQSPIGRTPRSNPATYTGVWDHIRKIFAAVPESKVRGYGPGRFSFNVKGGRCESCKGDGTLKIEMNFLPDVYVPCEVCHGARYNRETLEIRYKDKTVADVLDMTIHQAADFFSASSVISRHLNTLVEVGLGYVRLGQSATTLSGGEAQRVKLATELQRRSTGRTIYVLDEPTTGLHFEDIRKLLGVLQGLVDKGNSVVVIEHNLDVIANADWVIDMGPEGGKGGGTVVVTGTPEKVAATESSYTGQFLAPMLQAARG, encoded by the coding sequence GTGAACGACTCTCTCATCATCCGTGGGGCCCGCGAGCACAATCTCAAGGGCGTTGACCTGGACCTGCCTCGCGACACGATGATCGTCTTCACCGGCCTGTCCGGCTCGGGCAAGTCCTCTCTCGCCTTCGACACGATCTTCGCCGAGGGGCAGCGCCGCTACGTGGAGTCCCTGTCCTCCTACGCCCGCCAGTTCCTGGGGCAGATGGACAAGCCCGACGTCGAGCTCATCGAGGGTCTGAGCCCAGCGGTGTCCATCGACCAGAAGTCCACCTCGCGCAACCCCCGCTCCACGGTGGGCACCGTGACGGAGGTCTACGACTACCTGCGTCTGCTGTACTCGAGGGCAGGGATCCAGCACTGCCCCGTCTGCGACGCGGTCATCTCCTCCCAGACTCCTCAGCAGATCGTCGACCAGGTCCGTTCCCTTCCCGAGGGCACCCGCTTCCAGGTGCTCGCTCCGGTCGTGCGGGGCCGCAAGGGCGAGTACTCCGAGCTGTTCGGCGAGCTGCGCGGACGCGGCTTCAACCGGGTGCGTGTCGACGGCGCCTCCGAGCGCCTCGACAACCCCCCGACCCTCAACAAGCGCCTCAAGCACGACATCGAGGTCATCGTCGATCGCCTTGTCGTCCGTGACGGAATCCGCCAGCGTCTGACCGACTCGATCGAGACGGCGCTCACTCTGGCTGAGGGACTGGTCATCATCGAGCAGGTCGACCTGCCCGAGGACGACTCCGACAGGGAGCGCCGCTACTCCGAGAAACGCGCCTGCCCCAACGAGCACCCCCTGGCCCTGGACGAGATGGAGCCGCGCACCTTCTCCTTCAACGCCCCCTACGGCGCCTGCCCGGCCTGCACCGGCATCGGGACCCGGCTCGAGGTGGACCCCGAGCTCGTCGTCCCCGACGAGGAGCTCACCCTGGCCGAGGGCGCCGTCGCCCCCTGGTCGAGCCACCAGAAGTACTTCACCCGCCAGCTCGAGGCCCTGGGCAAGGAGCTGTCCTTCGACGTCGACACGCCATGGCGCGCACTACCGGCGCGTGCCCGGGAGGCGATCCTGCGCGGCAAGGACTACGAGGTCAAGGTCACCTACCGCAACCGCTGGGGGCGCGAGCGTATCTACTCCACCGGCTTCGAGGGCGTGCTCGACTACGTCATGCGCAAGCACGACGAGACCGAGTCCGACTGGTCCCGCGAGCGCTACCAGGCCTACATGCGCGAGATTCCCTGCCCCGTCTGCGACGGTGCCCGGCTCAAGCCCGAGGTGCTGGCCGTGCGCGTGGGCGACCTGTCCATCGCCCAGCTGTGCGAGCTGCCCATCAGCGAGGCCCGGGACTTCCTGGCCGAGCTCAACCTCACCGGCCAGGCAGCCCAGATCGCCGGCAGCGTCCTGACCGAGATCAACGCGCGTCTCGGTTTCCTGGTGGACGTGGGGCTGGACTACCTCAGTCTGGCTCGCGGCGCGGCCACGCTCTCCGGAGGAGAGGCCCAGCGGATCCGCCTGGCCACCCAGATCGGCTCCGGTCTGGTGGGGGTCCTCTACGTCCTGGATGAGCCCAGCATCGGCCTTCACCAGCGTGACAACACCCGCCTCATCGAGACCCTCCAGCGGTTGCGCGACCTGGGCAACACACTCATCGTCGTCGAGCACGATGAGGACACCATCCGCTCGGCCGACTGGATCGTTGACATCGGCCCCGGAGCCGGTGAGCTGGGCGGAGAGGTCGTCTACTCGGGCGAGGTCACGGGCCTGGCCGAGGCCGAGGGCTCTATCACCGGCGACTACCTGGCCGGGCGGCGTCGGATCGAGATCCCCGGGAACCGGCGCAAACGTGACAAGAACAGAGAGGTCACCGTTGTCGGCGCCCGAGAGAACAACCTCAAGGACGTCACCGTCTCCTTCCCCCTCGGCGTGCTCACCGCCGTGACGGGAGTGTCCGGCTCGGGCAAGTCCTCCCTGGTCAACTCCATCCTCTACCAGGTGCTCGCCAACCGGCTCAACCGCGCCCGGGGCGTTCCCGGCAGGCACAAGACGGTTCGGGGAGTGGAGCACCTCGACAAGGTCGTCCACGTCGACCAGTCGCCGATCGGACGCACCCCTCGATCCAATCCCGCCACCTATACAGGGGTGTGGGACCACATCCGCAAGATCTTCGCCGCCGTGCCCGAGTCGAAGGTGCGCGGCTACGGACCCGGGCGCTTCTCCTTCAACGTCAAGGGCGGGCGCTGCGAGTCCTGCAAGGGGGACGGCACCCTCAAGATCGAGATGAACTTCCTGCCGGACGTCTACGTGCCCTGCGAGGTCTGCCACGGCGCCCGCTACAACCGGGAGACCCTGGAGATCCGTTACAAGGACAAGACGGTCGCCGACGTCCTGGACATGACCATTCACCAGGCCGCGGACTTCTTCTCCGCCTCCTCGGTCATCTCCCGCCACCTCAACACCCTGGTCGAGGTGGGACTGGGGTACGTGCGCCTGGGACAGTCCGCGACCACGCTCTCCGGTGGTGAGGCCCAGCGCGTCAAGCTCGCCACCGAGCTCCAGCGCCGTTCCACCGGGCGCACCATCTATGTCCTCGACGAGCCGACCACCGGGCTGCACTTCGAGGACATCCGCAAGCTGCTCGGGGTGCTCCAGGGCCTGGTGGACAAAGGCAACTCCGTCGTCGTCATCGAGCACAACCTCGACGTCATCGCCAACGCCGACTGGGTCATCGACATGGGTCCGGAGGGCGGCAAGGGCGGGGGAACCGTTGTCGTCACCGGTACACCGGAGAAGGTCGCAGCCACGGAGTCCTCCTACACCGGCCAGTTCCTGGCTCCGATGCTCCAGGCCGCCCGCGGCTGA
- a CDS encoding YciI family protein — MSKIYAVEYRYVTDKDEEMAAVRPSHRAFNGHLADEGRLLAAGPYVGTHDALIVVRAEDEAGALALLEEDPFHQAGYINERILREWNPVIGVLA, encoded by the coding sequence ATGAGCAAGATCTATGCCGTCGAGTACCGCTACGTCACTGACAAGGATGAGGAGATGGCCGCCGTGCGTCCCTCGCACCGGGCCTTCAACGGCCACCTGGCAGACGAGGGCAGGCTGCTCGCCGCCGGCCCCTACGTAGGGACCCATGACGCCCTCATCGTCGTGCGTGCCGAGGACGAGGCCGGCGCGCTGGCCCTGCTCGAGGAGGATCCCTTCCACCAGGCCGGCTACATCAACGAACGCATTCTGCGCGAGTGGAACCCCGTCATCGGTGTCCTGGCCTGA
- a CDS encoding class I SAM-dependent methyltransferase encodes MFSSESSQSSGSSAPSTESQFSRPSSLTGLLLLRSMNFGHARLHRWGLQAAGIQPGDKVLDVGCGGGKALARILKATRREVAGVDHSPEAVETSRRVNRGAVASGRLRVLEASVETLPFRDGFFDVVTAFETTYFWPDLQAGLIEIHRVLAPGGRLVVTNEYADRAAAGRWVARLHMNVPDAQVLASLAYEAGFLTVDVGTHPHHGWLRLVAAR; translated from the coding sequence ATGTTTTCCTCTGAGTCGTCTCAGTCCTCCGGGTCTTCCGCCCCGTCGACCGAGTCCCAGTTCTCCCGTCCCTCCTCGCTGACCGGGCTCCTGCTTCTACGCAGCATGAACTTCGGGCACGCCCGCCTGCACCGCTGGGGGCTCCAGGCGGCGGGGATCCAGCCAGGTGACAAGGTGCTCGACGTGGGCTGCGGAGGCGGTAAGGCCCTGGCTCGGATCCTTAAGGCCACACGCCGTGAGGTCGCCGGCGTTGACCACTCCCCCGAGGCGGTCGAGACCAGCAGGCGCGTCAACCGCGGCGCCGTCGCCTCCGGACGCCTGCGGGTCCTGGAGGCCTCCGTCGAGACCCTGCCCTTCCGTGACGGGTTCTTCGACGTGGTGACGGCCTTCGAGACCACCTACTTCTGGCCCGACCTGCAGGCCGGCCTCATCGAGATCCACCGCGTCCTGGCTCCCGGCGGCCGGCTCGTGGTCACCAATGAGTACGCCGATCGGGCGGCGGCAGGACGCTGGGTGGCCCGTCTGCATATGAACGTACCCGACGCTCAGGTCCTCGCCAGCCTCGCCTACGAGGCCGGGTTCCTCACGGTCGACGTCGGCACCCACCCCCACCACGGGTGGCTTCGCCTCGTCGCCGCGCGCTAG
- a CDS encoding HAD-IC family P-type ATPase: MSTTNVPEAPVTGLSAAQVAERVSAGRTNEYRERTSRSVAQILRANVFTIFNAILGIALVLVLVLGHWADALFGFVLLLNTATGTLAEIRAKRALDRLAVLETPRAAVIRDGAEKEIAVGEVVIDDVVRLRGGQQVPADGEVIASDGLEIDESILTGESRPVRPESGDQVMSGTTVTAGTGLFRTTAVGGEAYAHRLAREARRYSLVVSELQAGTNRVLHWISWVIVPVALVLVWSQLRLSGSIAEAWSSGAWRQAVVAGIAGVVSMVPQGLVLLTSVNFATASLALARRNVLVQELPAVEVLARVDTLCLDKTGTITTGRIRLDEVQGADGDQASPEVLSALALLCTAGEANATADAIRDGLRDPGRLGEQGLQEALAPDGAGASAGVESVPFSSRRKWSAIRVGATATTWVLGAPEIVLAGADKEASERARRIAARGARVVALARSHSPWTISEGDEDPRLPEGLETAGIVILTEEIRPDAAETLAYFRQQGVDAKVISGDSPETVAAVARQAGVSAPDGGELVALDARTLPAGAASGQEEEADLERLADAVESANVLGRVTPEQKRALVRALRSRGHVVAMTGDGVNDALALKDADLGIAMGNGAPATKAVARLVLLKGEFSALPGVVAQGRRVMANTERIASLFLAKTIYASLIAVVVAVTAVAYPFLPRQLTVVSSLTIGIPAFVLALAPSSQRYREGFLGRVLSLCVPAGIMAGAVTLATYLWLTLTHAPRAQVTTATTLVLITCGLWLLTLTARPLTSWRLGLVALMGAIAVLGIVAPPVRAFFLLAWPTPGVWWVIALMAGVAVGGIELVHLIRRRIVRGRG, translated from the coding sequence GTGAGCACCACGAACGTCCCAGAGGCCCCGGTGACCGGGCTCAGCGCCGCCCAGGTCGCCGAGCGCGTCAGCGCCGGACGGACGAACGAGTACCGTGAGCGGACCTCCCGCAGTGTCGCGCAGATCCTGCGGGCCAACGTCTTCACGATCTTCAACGCCATCCTGGGGATCGCCCTGGTGCTCGTCCTGGTGCTGGGGCACTGGGCGGACGCACTGTTCGGATTCGTCCTGCTGCTTAACACCGCCACCGGCACCCTGGCGGAGATCCGCGCCAAACGCGCCCTGGACCGCCTCGCCGTCCTGGAGACGCCGCGGGCAGCCGTCATACGGGACGGGGCGGAGAAGGAGATCGCCGTCGGCGAGGTCGTCATCGACGACGTCGTACGCCTGCGCGGCGGTCAACAGGTTCCGGCCGACGGAGAGGTCATCGCCAGCGACGGTCTTGAGATCGACGAGTCGATCCTCACCGGGGAGTCCCGACCCGTACGTCCCGAAAGCGGGGATCAGGTCATGTCGGGCACCACGGTGACGGCCGGGACCGGACTGTTCCGCACCACCGCTGTCGGCGGAGAGGCCTATGCCCACCGGCTGGCCCGGGAGGCGCGCAGGTACTCGCTCGTCGTCAGCGAGCTGCAGGCCGGGACCAACCGGGTGCTGCACTGGATCAGCTGGGTCATCGTGCCCGTGGCCCTGGTGCTGGTGTGGTCCCAGCTGCGGCTGAGCGGCAGCATCGCAGAGGCATGGAGCAGCGGAGCGTGGCGGCAAGCGGTCGTCGCCGGGATCGCAGGAGTGGTCAGCATGGTCCCCCAGGGACTGGTGCTCCTGACCTCCGTCAACTTCGCGACCGCCTCCCTGGCCCTGGCCAGACGCAACGTCCTGGTTCAGGAGCTGCCCGCCGTCGAGGTCCTGGCCCGGGTCGACACCCTGTGCCTGGACAAGACCGGAACCATCACGACCGGCCGCATCCGCCTGGATGAGGTCCAGGGAGCCGACGGCGATCAGGCGTCGCCCGAGGTGCTCTCGGCGCTCGCACTGCTGTGCACGGCGGGGGAGGCCAACGCCACCGCCGACGCCATCAGGGACGGGCTCCGTGACCCCGGACGGCTCGGTGAGCAGGGCCTTCAGGAGGCGCTGGCGCCCGATGGTGCTGGCGCGTCGGCCGGTGTGGAGTCGGTGCCCTTCTCCTCGCGTCGGAAGTGGTCGGCGATCCGTGTCGGCGCCACCGCCACCACCTGGGTGCTCGGTGCACCGGAGATCGTTCTGGCTGGAGCCGATAAGGAGGCTTCGGAGCGCGCTCGCCGGATCGCCGCGCGGGGAGCGCGCGTTGTGGCCTTGGCCCGATCGCACTCACCCTGGACGATCTCCGAGGGAGACGAGGACCCGCGGCTGCCCGAAGGCCTTGAGACCGCCGGGATCGTCATTCTGACCGAGGAGATCCGTCCCGACGCCGCTGAGACCCTCGCCTACTTCCGCCAGCAGGGCGTAGACGCCAAGGTCATCTCCGGCGACAGCCCCGAGACCGTGGCCGCCGTCGCCCGCCAGGCCGGGGTGAGCGCACCCGACGGCGGTGAGCTCGTCGCGCTGGATGCACGCACCCTTCCCGCGGGAGCGGCCAGCGGACAGGAGGAGGAAGCCGACCTGGAGCGCCTCGCCGACGCGGTCGAGAGCGCCAACGTCCTGGGGCGCGTCACCCCCGAGCAGAAACGGGCGCTGGTGCGGGCGCTGAGGTCTCGAGGCCACGTTGTTGCCATGACCGGGGACGGTGTCAACGATGCGCTGGCGCTCAAGGACGCCGACCTCGGCATCGCCATGGGCAACGGGGCTCCGGCCACCAAGGCGGTGGCGCGACTCGTGCTGCTCAAGGGCGAGTTCTCCGCCCTGCCCGGGGTCGTGGCCCAAGGGCGTCGTGTCATGGCCAACACCGAGCGCATCGCCTCCCTGTTCCTGGCCAAGACCATCTACGCCTCGCTCATCGCCGTCGTCGTGGCGGTCACGGCAGTCGCCTACCCGTTCCTGCCCCGCCAGCTCACGGTCGTGTCCTCTTTGACGATCGGGATCCCGGCCTTCGTCCTGGCCCTTGCCCCAAGCTCCCAGCGCTACCGGGAAGGATTCCTCGGCCGGGTTCTCAGCCTGTGCGTGCCCGCTGGGATCATGGCGGGAGCCGTCACCCTGGCCACGTACCTCTGGCTGACGCTCACCCACGCCCCTCGCGCCCAGGTGACCACGGCGACGACCCTGGTGCTCATCACCTGTGGCCTGTGGCTGCTCACGCTCACCGCCAGGCCTCTGACGAGCTGGCGGCTGGGGCTGGTCGCCCTCATGGGGGCCATCGCGGTCCTCGGCATCGTCGCCCCGCCGGTACGCGCCTTCTTCCTGCTGGCCTGGCCCACCCCCGGGGTCTGGTGGGTCATCGCACTCATGGCCGGCGTGGCCGTCGGCGGGATCGAGCTGGTTCACCTCATACGGCGTCGGATCGTGCGCGGACGCGGTTAG
- a CDS encoding TerC family protein translates to MDVHILGWIGLAAIILTLIAIDIIGHVRTPHEPTMKEAAVWSVAYIAMALAFGGIVWIVWGSGFAQEYLAGYITEKALSIDNLFVFVIMMSSFKVPRKYQQEVLLAGIVIALVLRLIFILAGAALIENFSWVFYFFGAWLLWTAFSQAREGVEEPDDEDEEYRPSGFVKLVARVIPMTDGFVGGKVIHRHAGRTMITPMMLCIIAIGTADVMFAVDSIPAIYSLTSEPFLVFSANAFSLLGLRQLYFLIDGLLDRLVYLHYGLAVILGFIGFKLIVHALHTNEVPFINGGQAWHGIPEASIGVSLGVIVTTIVVTVIASVLRSRADARRAEVTS, encoded by the coding sequence GTGGACGTCCACATCCTGGGGTGGATCGGCCTGGCGGCCATCATCCTGACCCTCATCGCGATCGACATCATCGGTCACGTACGCACGCCGCACGAGCCCACCATGAAGGAGGCCGCCGTCTGGTCAGTGGCCTACATCGCCATGGCCCTGGCGTTCGGCGGGATCGTCTGGATCGTGTGGGGGAGCGGGTTCGCCCAGGAGTACCTGGCCGGCTACATCACCGAGAAGGCGCTGAGCATCGACAACCTCTTCGTCTTCGTCATCATGATGTCCTCCTTCAAGGTGCCCCGGAAGTACCAGCAGGAGGTGCTGCTCGCCGGGATCGTCATCGCCCTCGTTCTCAGGCTCATCTTCATCCTGGCCGGCGCCGCGCTCATCGAGAACTTCTCCTGGGTGTTCTACTTCTTCGGGGCCTGGCTCCTGTGGACCGCGTTCTCCCAGGCCCGGGAGGGCGTTGAGGAGCCCGATGACGAGGACGAGGAGTACAGGCCCAGCGGCTTCGTCAAGCTTGTCGCCCGTGTCATCCCCATGACCGACGGCTTCGTGGGCGGCAAGGTCATCCACCGGCATGCCGGACGCACCATGATCACGCCCATGATGCTGTGCATCATCGCCATCGGCACGGCCGACGTCATGTTCGCCGTCGACTCCATCCCCGCGATCTACTCACTGACCAGCGAGCCCTTCCTGGTCTTCTCCGCCAACGCCTTCTCCCTGCTGGGCCTGCGCCAGCTCTACTTCCTCATCGACGGCCTGCTCGACCGTCTCGTCTACCTGCACTACGGCCTGGCGGTCATCCTCGGCTTCATCGGCTTCAAGCTCATCGTCCACGCCCTGCACACCAACGAGGTTCCCTTCATCAACGGGGGCCAGGCGTGGCACGGCATCCCCGAGGCCTCGATCGGGGTCTCCCTGGGCGTCATCGTCACCACCATCGTCGTCACCGTCATCGCCTCAGTCCTCAGGTCGCGAGCCGATGCCCGGCGGGCCGAGGTCACATCCTGA